The following proteins are co-located in the Engraulis encrasicolus isolate BLACKSEA-1 chromosome 2, IST_EnEncr_1.0, whole genome shotgun sequence genome:
- the tac4 gene encoding tachykinin-4 yields MLNIEMAKLAVLAVILYVQVEGSFGSLEDDRDIWSLESWQEDPSDSGVAMRIADLMKRSKSHQFHGLMGRSSDVQPVRLGRKRNKGEMFVGLMGRRSSSGEVQREWEKPPNYY; encoded by the exons ATGCTGAACATAGAAATGGCTAAACTTGCTGTCTTGGCAGTCATCTTATACGTTCAGGTGGAAGGCTCATTTGGGTCTTTGGAGGATGACCGGGATATTTGGTCACTGGAAAGCTGGCAG GAGGATCCATCGGACAGTGGCGTTGCCATGCGTATTGCTGATCTCATGAAGAGGTCGAAGTCTCATCAGTTCCATGGATTGATGGGCAGAAGTTCTG ATGTCCAACCTGTGCGTCTTGGTCGAAAAC GTAATAAAGGGGAGATGTTTGTCGGTCTGATGGGCAGGAGGTCTTCGAGTGGAG AGGTACAAAGGGAATGGGAGAAACCACCAAACTACTACTAA
- the LOC134462459 gene encoding glucose-6-phosphatase catalytic subunit 1-like codes for MDVIHSYGVESTRYLQENYAETQDWFLFVSSAADLRTTFLILFPLLFHLQPATGVRLVWVAVLGDWINLVSKWLLFGERPYWWVQETSYYGNSTVPQLRQFPMTCETGPGSPSGHAMGSAGVYYALVTAVLNSSQRHCSSPTQSRCVKAAMWTVFWVVQVCVCLSRVFIGAHFPHQVVSGVALGVVVAEGLNRASWIHHVSFRGYARLTLFLLSFALGLYVLLGSVAVDLLWSLAKAHRWCVTEAWVRLETTPFASLLRNTGVLFGLGTALHLPTLDIKKAAVVVGEGEGSTTAACFGGRIARAPFRLICAVAAILLLHVLDTFGPPVHNRSLFYLLSFCKSATVPLTTVVVVPYFAGRAVNAVTKRGNCVYRLFE; via the exons ATGGACGTCATCCACAGCTATGGTGTGGAGAGCACCAGGTACCTGCAGGAGAACTATGCGGAGACGCAGGACTGGTTCCTGTTTGTGTCCTCGGCTGCGGACCTGCGCACcaccttcctcatcctcttccccctcctcttccacctgCAGCCAGCCACGGGGGTCAGGCTGGTCTGGGTGGCCGTGCTGGGGGACTGGATCAACCTGGTGTCCAAGTg gctgctgTTTGGAGAGCGTCCATATTGGTGGGTGCAGGAGACCTCCTACTATGGCAACTCCACAGTACCACAGCTGAGGCAGTTCCCCATGACCTGTGAAACAGGCCCAG GTAGCCCCTCAGGCCATGCTATGGGCTCTGCTGGCGTCTACTACGCTCTCGTCACTGCTGTTCTCAACTCCTCCCAGAGGCACTGTAGCAGTCCCACACAGAGCAG GTGCGTTAAAGCGGCGATGTGGACGGTCTTCTGGGTTGTGcaagtctgtgtttgtctgtccagAGTGTTCATCGGCGCCCACTTCCCCCATCAAGTCGTCAGTGGCGTTGCTCTTG gcGTTGTCGTGGCCGAGGGTTTGAACCGGGCTTCCTGGATCCATCATGTCAGCTTCCGAGGCTACGCCCGCCTGACCCTCTTCCTGTTGTCCTTCGCCCTGGGCCTCTACGTCCTGCTCGGCTCCGTGGCCGTGGACCTGCTCTGGAGCCTGGCCAAGGCCCATCGCTGGTGCGTCACCGAGGCCTGGGTGCGCCTGGAGACCACTCCGTTCGCCAGCCTGCTGCGCAACACCGGCGTGCTGTTTGGGCTGGGCACCGCGCTGCATTTACCCACGCTGGATATTAAGAAGGCTGCCGtggtggtgggagagggagagggctccACTACTGCTGCCTGCTTTGGTGGGAGGATCGCTCGCGCCCCCTTCAGGCTGATCTGTGCAGTCGCAGCCATCTTGCTCTTACACGTGCTGGACACCTTTGGGCCGCCGGTCCACAACCGCTCCCTCTTCTACCTGCTCTCCTTCTGCAAGAGTGCCACTGTGCCCCTGACCACTGTGGTCGTTGTGCCTTATTTTGCTGGCAGGGCGGTGAATGCTGTGACCAAGAGAGGAAACTGCGTATATAGACTATTTGAGTGA
- the LOC134438693 gene encoding histone acetyltransferase KAT7-like isoform X2, which yields MPRRKRTTGSSSDGTEDSDFSADLEHADSSESETRRNTRLTRSSLRLRKSSQGLKQVIEQVDTPPRTPTGNAPSSESDVDVSSASVSHDESLAKELALKEAASDLPHRPKRRRFHESYNFNMKCPTPGCNSLGHLTGRHERHFSISGCPLYHNLSADECKVKSGTRDKSVEERTLSHRQDENRHSTRLQTPTERQMQYKEKVTEMRRKRNSGLLKEHKDKHVDHRHTHAGSREPVLENITSDYDLELFRKAQARASDDLEKLRLQDQVSEGSNMIKTMVFGRYELDTWYHSPYPEEYARLGRLYMCEFCLKYMKSQTILRRHMAKCVWKHPPGDEIYRKGSISVFEVDGKKNKIYCQNLCLLAKLFLDHKTLYYDVEPFLFYVMTEADNTGCHLVGYFSKEKNSFLNYNVSCILTMPQYMRQGFGKMLIDFSYLLSKVEEKVGSPERPLSDLGLISYRSYWKEVLLRYLHNFQGKEVSIKEISQETAVNPVDIVSTLQSLQMLKYWKGKHLVLKRQDLIDDWVAKESKRGKSKTIDPGALKWSPPKGS from the exons ATGCCTCGGAGAAAG AGGACCACAGGAAGCAGTTCAGATGGTACCGAAGATTCGGACTTTTCCGCTGATCTCGAGCACGCTGACAGTTCAGAGAGCGAAACACGCAGGAACACACGACTGACCCGTTCTTCGCTGCGTCTCCGCAAAAGTTCTCAAG GGTTGAAGCAGGTGATCGAGCAGGTTGACACTCCACCTAGGACGCCCACTGGCAACGCCCCTTCCTCAGAGTCAGACGTCGACGTCTCCAGTGCCAGCGTGTCACATGACGAGAGCCTAGCCAAGGAGCTGGCACTGAAGGAGGCGGCCAGTGACCTGCCACACCGACCCAAACGCCGCCGCTTCCACGAGAGCTACAACTTCAACATGAAATGCCCCACCCCTGGATGTAATTCCCTag GTCATTTAACTGGAAGACACGAAAGACACTTTTCAATATCTGGATGCCCACTTTATCACAACTTGTCTGCAGATGAATGCAAG GTGAAAAGCGGCACCCGTGACAAATCAGTGGAGGAAAGGACTCTGTCTCACCGTCAGGACGAGAACCGCCACTCTACCCGTCTGCAG ACACCAACAGAGCGCCAGATGCAGTACAAGGAGAAGGTgacagagatgaggaggaagaggaactcTGGTCTGCTAAAGGAACACAAGGACAAGCATGTG gacCATCGGCACACCCATGCTGGCAGTCGTGAGCCCGTGCTGGAGAATATCACTAGTGATTACGACCTGGAGCTCTTTCGAAAAGCCCAGGCACGTGCCTCGGATGATCTT GAGAAGCTCCGGCTGCAAGACCAGGTGTCGGAGGGCAGCAACATGATCAAGACCATGGTGTTTGGCCGCTACGAGCTGGACACCTGGTACCACTCGCCGTACCCCGAGGAGTACGCACGCCTGGGACGCCTCTACATGTGCGAGTTCTGCCTCAAGTACATGAAGAGCCAGACCATTCTGCGGAGGCACATG GCCAAGTGTGTGTGGAAGCACCCTCCAGGAGACGAGATCTACAGAAAAGGCAGCATCTCTGTCTTTGAGGTGGATGGCAAGAAAAACAAG ATCTATTGTCAAAACCTGTGCCTTCTGGCAAAGCTGTTTCTGGACCATAAGACACTTTACTATGACGTGGAGCCTTTTCTCTTCTATGTAATGACTGAAGCAGACAACACAGGGTGCCACCTCGTGGGATACTTTTCCAAG GAGAAGAACTCATTCCTGAACTACAACGTCTCCTGTATCCTTACAATGCCTCAGTACATGAGACAGGGCTTCGGGAAAATGCTCATCGACTTCA GCTACCTGCTGTCCaaggtggaggagaaggtgggCTCCCCTGAGAGGCCTCTGTCTGATCTGGGCCTCATCAGCTACAGGAGCTACTGGAAGGAGGTGCTGCTACGATACCTGCACAACTTCCAGGGCAAAGAGGTCTCCATCAAAG AAATCAGCCAGGAGACTGCAGTGAACCCAGTGGACATTGTCAGTACCTTGCAGTCCCTTCAGATGCTGAAATACTGGAAGGGGAAACACCTGGTGCTTAAGAGACAG GACCTAATTGACGACTGGGTTGCCAAAGAGTCCAAACGAGGGAAAAGCAAGACCATTGATCCAGGAGCCTTAAAATGGAGCCCACCCAAGGGCTCCTAG
- the LOC134438693 gene encoding histone acetyltransferase KAT7-like isoform X1, with translation MPRRKRTTGSSSDGTEDSDFSADLEHADSSESETRRNTRLTRSSLRLRKSSQDHHSPTESTPAAAPAPISRVPEEVGLVASSIPRRVTRSQNLSLEVLGGPDGQKTAHLLRPIRRPSCSDCCEQPAGELTQCGLKQVIEQVDTPPRTPTGNAPSSESDVDVSSASVSHDESLAKELALKEAASDLPHRPKRRRFHESYNFNMKCPTPGCNSLGHLTGRHERHFSISGCPLYHNLSADECKVKSGTRDKSVEERTLSHRQDENRHSTRLQTPTERQMQYKEKVTEMRRKRNSGLLKEHKDKHVDHRHTHAGSREPVLENITSDYDLELFRKAQARASDDLEKLRLQDQVSEGSNMIKTMVFGRYELDTWYHSPYPEEYARLGRLYMCEFCLKYMKSQTILRRHMAKCVWKHPPGDEIYRKGSISVFEVDGKKNKIYCQNLCLLAKLFLDHKTLYYDVEPFLFYVMTEADNTGCHLVGYFSKEKNSFLNYNVSCILTMPQYMRQGFGKMLIDFSYLLSKVEEKVGSPERPLSDLGLISYRSYWKEVLLRYLHNFQGKEVSIKEISQETAVNPVDIVSTLQSLQMLKYWKGKHLVLKRQDLIDDWVAKESKRGKSKTIDPGALKWSPPKGS, from the exons ATGCCTCGGAGAAAG AGGACCACAGGAAGCAGTTCAGATGGTACCGAAGATTCGGACTTTTCCGCTGATCTCGAGCACGCTGACAGTTCAGAGAGCGAAACACGCAGGAACACACGACTGACCCGTTCTTCGCTGCGTCTCCGCAAAAGTTCTCAAG ATCATCACAGCCCGACAGAGAGCacacctgctgctgctcctgctcctatcAGCCGGGTGCCAGAGGAGGTGGGGCTGGTGGCGAGCTCCATCCCACGCAGAGTAACCCGCAGCCAGAACCTGAGCCTGGAGGTGCTTGGGGGCCCAGACGGCCAGAAGACAGCGCACCTCCTGCGGCCCATCAGGCGGCCGTCCTGCTCCGACTGCTGTGAGCAGCCAGCAGGGGAGCTCACCCAGTGCG GGTTGAAGCAGGTGATCGAGCAGGTTGACACTCCACCTAGGACGCCCACTGGCAACGCCCCTTCCTCAGAGTCAGACGTCGACGTCTCCAGTGCCAGCGTGTCACATGACGAGAGCCTAGCCAAGGAGCTGGCACTGAAGGAGGCGGCCAGTGACCTGCCACACCGACCCAAACGCCGCCGCTTCCACGAGAGCTACAACTTCAACATGAAATGCCCCACCCCTGGATGTAATTCCCTag GTCATTTAACTGGAAGACACGAAAGACACTTTTCAATATCTGGATGCCCACTTTATCACAACTTGTCTGCAGATGAATGCAAG GTGAAAAGCGGCACCCGTGACAAATCAGTGGAGGAAAGGACTCTGTCTCACCGTCAGGACGAGAACCGCCACTCTACCCGTCTGCAG ACACCAACAGAGCGCCAGATGCAGTACAAGGAGAAGGTgacagagatgaggaggaagaggaactcTGGTCTGCTAAAGGAACACAAGGACAAGCATGTG gacCATCGGCACACCCATGCTGGCAGTCGTGAGCCCGTGCTGGAGAATATCACTAGTGATTACGACCTGGAGCTCTTTCGAAAAGCCCAGGCACGTGCCTCGGATGATCTT GAGAAGCTCCGGCTGCAAGACCAGGTGTCGGAGGGCAGCAACATGATCAAGACCATGGTGTTTGGCCGCTACGAGCTGGACACCTGGTACCACTCGCCGTACCCCGAGGAGTACGCACGCCTGGGACGCCTCTACATGTGCGAGTTCTGCCTCAAGTACATGAAGAGCCAGACCATTCTGCGGAGGCACATG GCCAAGTGTGTGTGGAAGCACCCTCCAGGAGACGAGATCTACAGAAAAGGCAGCATCTCTGTCTTTGAGGTGGATGGCAAGAAAAACAAG ATCTATTGTCAAAACCTGTGCCTTCTGGCAAAGCTGTTTCTGGACCATAAGACACTTTACTATGACGTGGAGCCTTTTCTCTTCTATGTAATGACTGAAGCAGACAACACAGGGTGCCACCTCGTGGGATACTTTTCCAAG GAGAAGAACTCATTCCTGAACTACAACGTCTCCTGTATCCTTACAATGCCTCAGTACATGAGACAGGGCTTCGGGAAAATGCTCATCGACTTCA GCTACCTGCTGTCCaaggtggaggagaaggtgggCTCCCCTGAGAGGCCTCTGTCTGATCTGGGCCTCATCAGCTACAGGAGCTACTGGAAGGAGGTGCTGCTACGATACCTGCACAACTTCCAGGGCAAAGAGGTCTCCATCAAAG AAATCAGCCAGGAGACTGCAGTGAACCCAGTGGACATTGTCAGTACCTTGCAGTCCCTTCAGATGCTGAAATACTGGAAGGGGAAACACCTGGTGCTTAAGAGACAG GACCTAATTGACGACTGGGTTGCCAAAGAGTCCAAACGAGGGAAAAGCAAGACCATTGATCCAGGAGCCTTAAAATGGAGCCCACCCAAGGGCTCCTAG